A window of the Clostridia bacterium genome harbors these coding sequences:
- a CDS encoding YqhV family protein gives MYAGATYGRTGGAKVDRDPFVTGMSLTRVISACIELTGAYLMWRAGRVDAAMRVNAYLGLVGPMVLLTVNAIGIVGLAGKGMPVSKIVLILMGVYLIIFSTRS, from the coding sequence ATGTATGCAGGCGCGACATACGGTCGTACGGGAGGCGCGAAGGTGGATCGTGACCCGTTCGTCACCGGCATGTCGCTGACGCGCGTCATTTCCGCCTGCATCGAACTGACGGGCGCGTACCTGATGTGGCGCGCCGGACGCGTCGACGCCGCGATGCGCGTCAACGCGTACCTCGGACTTGTCGGGCCGATGGTGCTGCTCACCGTGAACGCCATCGGCATCGTCGGGCTAGCCGGCAAGGGCATGCCCGTCTCCAAGATCGTGCTCATCCTCATGGGCGTGTACTTGATCATCTTCAGCACGCGCTCCTAG